In Triticum aestivum cultivar Chinese Spring chromosome 5B, IWGSC CS RefSeq v2.1, whole genome shotgun sequence, the following proteins share a genomic window:
- the LOC123116092 gene encoding syntaxin-71 isoform X1: MSMIDVLTRVDAICKKYERYDADKHRNDAADPFSRLYADMDAVIDEAIEKSERAARETNRAAAVTLNAGVRRTKARLLEEVAKLQKLAGKKMKGVSREEMALRPDLVSALHQRIQSIPDGGGAADQNGGGNARPGIKFDSSVAAETLDEGYFQTSEESEAFRMEFEMLRIKQDEGLDLISEGLDTLKNLAEDIGEELDRQVPLMDEIDRKVDKANTELRKTNVRLKEIVNQIRSTRNFTVDIILICIILGIGAYLYNVLAQ; this comes from the exons ATGAGCATGATCGACGTGCTGACCCGGGTGGACGCCATCTGCAAGAAGTACGAGAGGTACGACGCCGACAAGCACCGGAATGACGCCGCCGACCCCTTCTCGCGGCTCTACGCCGACATGGACGCCGTGATCGACGAAGCCATCGAG AAGTCGGAGCGGGCCGCGAGGGAGACgaaccgggcggcggcggtgacccTCAACGCCGGCGTGCGGCGCACCAAGGCGCGGCTCCTGGAGGAAGTGGCCAAGCTCCAGAAGCTAGCCGGCAAGAAG ATGAAAGGGGTGTCGCGGGAGGAGATGGCGCTGCGGCCTGATCTGGTCTCGGCATTGCATCAGAGGATCCAGTCGATCCCcgacggtggcggcgcggcggatcAGAACGGCGGCGGGAACGCTCGGCCGGGGATCAAGTTTGACTCTTCAG TTGCAGCTGAAACTTTGGACGAGGGCTACTTCCAGACCAGCGAGGAATCGGAGGCTTTTCGAATGGAGTTCGAGATGCTCCGGATCAAACAG GATGAAGGGCTGGACCTCATTTCTGAAGGCCTGGACACGCTGAAAAACCTGGCAGAGGACATTGGTGAG GAACTGGACAGGCAGGTCCCTCTCATGGACGAAATTGACAGAAAG GTCGACAAGGCTAACACAGAACTAAGAAAGACCAACGTCAGGCTTAAAGAGATAGTCAACCAG ATTCGATCGACAAGGAACTTCACAGTTGATATCATACTGATATGCATCATTCTTGGCATTGGTGCTTACCTCTACAA CGTACTCGCGCAGTGA
- the LOC123116092 gene encoding syntaxin-71 isoform X2: protein MSMIDVLTRVDAICKKYERYDADKHRNDAADPFSRLYADMDAVIDEAIEKSERAARETNRAAAVTLNAGVRRTKARLLEEVAKLQKLAGKKMKGVSREEMALRPDLVSALHQRIQSIPDGGGAADQNGGGNARPGIKFDSSAETLDEGYFQTSEESEAFRMEFEMLRIKQDEGLDLISEGLDTLKNLAEDIGEELDRQVPLMDEIDRKVDKANTELRKTNVRLKEIVNQIRSTRNFTVDIILICIILGIGAYLYNVLAQ, encoded by the exons ATGAGCATGATCGACGTGCTGACCCGGGTGGACGCCATCTGCAAGAAGTACGAGAGGTACGACGCCGACAAGCACCGGAATGACGCCGCCGACCCCTTCTCGCGGCTCTACGCCGACATGGACGCCGTGATCGACGAAGCCATCGAG AAGTCGGAGCGGGCCGCGAGGGAGACgaaccgggcggcggcggtgacccTCAACGCCGGCGTGCGGCGCACCAAGGCGCGGCTCCTGGAGGAAGTGGCCAAGCTCCAGAAGCTAGCCGGCAAGAAG ATGAAAGGGGTGTCGCGGGAGGAGATGGCGCTGCGGCCTGATCTGGTCTCGGCATTGCATCAGAGGATCCAGTCGATCCCcgacggtggcggcgcggcggatcAGAACGGCGGCGGGAACGCTCGGCCGGGGATCAAGTTTGACTCTTCAG CTGAAACTTTGGACGAGGGCTACTTCCAGACCAGCGAGGAATCGGAGGCTTTTCGAATGGAGTTCGAGATGCTCCGGATCAAACAG GATGAAGGGCTGGACCTCATTTCTGAAGGCCTGGACACGCTGAAAAACCTGGCAGAGGACATTGGTGAG GAACTGGACAGGCAGGTCCCTCTCATGGACGAAATTGACAGAAAG GTCGACAAGGCTAACACAGAACTAAGAAAGACCAACGTCAGGCTTAAAGAGATAGTCAACCAG ATTCGATCGACAAGGAACTTCACAGTTGATATCATACTGATATGCATCATTCTTGGCATTGGTGCTTACCTCTACAA CGTACTCGCGCAGTGA
- the LOC123111763 gene encoding probable protein arginine N-methyltransferase 1, translated as MDRRKGSGSRDANGGLAEATASRLRFEDADEVAEEVGMEVEESPAAPGEEVIGNDKTSADYYFDSYSHFGIHEEMLKDVVRTRSYQNVITQNNFLFKDKIVLDVGAGTGILSLFCAKAGAKHVYAIECSQMADMAKEIVKTNGFSEVITVIKGKVEEIELPVPKVDVIISEWMGYFLLFENMLDTVLFARDKWLADDGVVLPDKASLHLTAIEDAEYKEDKIEFWNNVYGFDMSCIKKQAMMEPLVDTVDQNQIVTNCQLLKTMDISKMSSGDASFTVPFKLVAERNDFIHALVAYFNVSFTKCHKLMGFSTGPRSKSTHWKQTVLYLEDVVTICEGETLSGSMTVANNKKNPRDIDITLKYAINGNRCKVSRTQHYKMR; from the exons ATGGATCGGCGCAAGGGCAGCGGCAGCCGCGACGCCAACGGCGGCCTCGCGGAGGCGACGGCGTCCAGGCTCAGGTTCGAGGACGCCGACGAGGTGGCCGAGGAGGTCGggatggaggtggaggagagccCCGCCGCGCCCGGGGAGGAGGTCATCGGCAACGACAAGACCAGCGCCGACTACTACTTCGACTCCTACTCCCACTTCG GGATTCATGAA GAAATGCTAAAAGATGTTGTTCGGACAAGATCATATCAAAATGTTATCACCCAGAATAACTTTCTTTTCAAGGACAAAATAGTCCTTGATGTTGGTGCTGGGACCGGTATCCTATCACTTTTTTGTGCAAAGGCAGGAGCTAAGCATGTCTATGCG ATTGAATGCTCACAGATGGCGGACATggcaaaggaaattgtgaaaacAAATGGATTTTCTGAAG TCATTACGGTAATAAAAGGGAAAGTTGAAGAAATTGAGCTTCCTGTCCCAAAAGTAGATGTCATAATCTCTGAATGGATGGGTTATTTCCTCCTGTTTGAGAATATGTTGGACACTGTTCTTTTTGCACGTGATAAATGGCTG GCTGATGATGGTGTTGTCCTGCCAGACAAAGCCTCTTTACATCTTACTGCAATTGAAGATGCAGAATACAAGGAGGACAAAATTGAAT TTTGGAATAATGTGTATGGCTTTGATATGAGCTGTATTAAGAAACAGGCAATGATGGAGCCACTTGTAGATACTGTGGATCAAAATCAGATCGTCACTAACTGTCAGTTACTGAAG ACGATGGATATTTCCAAGATGTCATCTGGGGATGCATCATTTACTGTGCCGTTCAAATTGGTAGCAGAGCGTAATGACTTCATCCATGCTCTTGTTGCTTACTTTAACGTGTCATTCACCAAATGCCATAAGCTGATGGGCTTCTCGACAG GGCCCAGATCAAAGTCCACTCACTGGAAGCAGACTGTTCTGTATCTCGAGGATGTGGTAACTATCTGTGAGGGAGAGACTCTGTCGGGCAGCATGACAGTTGCAAACAACAAAAAGAACCCTCGGGACATTGACATTACGCTGAAATACGCCATAAACGGCAATAGGTGCAAGGTGTCCAGAACACAACACTACAAGATGCGGTGA